From the genome of Nocardia mangyaensis:
TGACCATGCCGAAGCAGTGGTAGTACGGCACGGGAATACAGACCCGGTCGGCCGCGGTGTAGCCGCACAGCTCGCCGACGAAGAATCCGTTGTTGAGGATGTTGTGGTGGCTCAGCGTCGCGCCCTTGGGGAAACCGGTGGTGCCCGAGGTGTATTGGATGTTGATCGGGTCGTCGGCCGAGAGGGTCGCGGCGATCGTGGTCAGCCGGTCGGTGTCAGGTGCGGACTCGGCGACCCGGTGCCACGGCTCGGTGCCCAGGATCAGCACCTGCTCGAGCGCCGGGCAGTTCGGCCGGACCTGCTCGATCATCGCCACGTAGTCGGAGGACTTGAACTCCGGTGCGGCGACGAGCATCCGCACTCCGGCCTGGTCGAGGACGTACTCGAGTTCGCTGGTGCGGTAGGCGGGATTGATGTTGACCAGGATCGCGCCGATCTTGGCCGTGGCGTACTGCACGAGCAACCATTCCGCGCAGTTGGGCGCCCAGAGGCCGACGCGATCGCCGGGCACGATGCCCAGCGCGGCCAGGCCGGTCGCGACGGCGTCGACGGCGATGCCCAGCTCGCGATAGGTCCAGCGGCGTCCGGTCGGGTGGTCGACGAGCGCGTCCCGCTCGGGGTACGCGGCGATGGTCCGGTCGAGGTTCGCGCCGATGGTGTCCCCGAGCAGGGGGAGGTCGGCGGGGCCGCAGGAGTAGCTGAGTTCGGGCATCACCGGGTCTCCTTGTCGCGCAGCAGGAATCGCTGGACCTTGCCGCTGGGCGTCTTGGGCAGGCTCGCCACGAAGTGCACCGTGCGCGGATAGGCGTGCGCGGCGAATTTGTCCTTGACCAGTTTTTGCAGTTCCGCGGCCAGTTCGTCGCTGCCTGCGACACCCTCGCGCGGCACCACGAACGCCTCGAGCACCTCTCCGCGCAGCTCGTCGGGCATACCGACCACGGCGGCTTCGGCGACCTGGTCGTGCAGGACCAGCACGCTCTCGACCTCGAACGGGCCGATCCGGTAGCCGGCCATGATGATCACGTCGTCGTCGCGGGAGCTGAACCGGAACAGACCGTCCGCGTCGCGGGACCCGACATCACCGGTGAGGTACCAGCGGCCGTCGGCGGTGAATCGGTTCGCGGTGCGCTGCGCGTCGTCGAGATAGCCGAGGAACCACAGCAGCGGGCTGTGCTGGGTGTCGATGGCGACGCGGCCGATCTCGCCGGGCGCGGCCTCGGTGTCGGCGTCCTCGGCCAGCACCGTGCAGGCCCAGCCGGGCAGCTGGCGGCCCATCGAACCGAGCGGGGCGACCACATCGAGGGCCGGGTGCCACGCGTGGCAGATGACCATGCCGTGCTCGGTCTGACCGTAGTGGTCGCGGACCGGCACCCCGAGCGTCCGCCTCGACCAGGCGACGACGTCGGGTGTCAGCGGCTCCCCCGCCGAGGAAGCGCGGCGTAGCGCGATTCCGTCGGGAACGGGGCCGCTGTCGGCGCGCAGAGCCCGGTAGACGGTCGGCGCGGCGGCGAAGTTGCTGACCTCGAAACGCCGCAGTACCTCCCAGGTCAGCGACGGGGAAAACCCCGCGTGCAGCAGAAGGCTGCGCACACCCGCGGCCAAGGGCGCCAGGATCGCGTAGTAGAGACCGTAGGCCCAGCCGGGGTCGGCCGCGTTCCAGTAGACGTCCTCGGGACGCACGTCCAGGGCGAACTCCTGATAGGCGTGGAACGACGCCAGCGCACGCACCGGAATCGGCACGCCCTTGGGGGTTCCGGTGGTGCCGCTGGTGAACAGCTGGACCAGCAGTCCGTCACCGCCGACCGCGACCGCCGCCGCGCGCGGGTCGCCGGGCTCGTGCGCGGCGAGCAGGTCGTCGAAACGCAGCGCGCCGGGCTGCTCGCCAGTGCCCGCGATGATGGTCGTGCCCGCGACAGCGCCGAGCTTGGGCGCCTGGTCGGAATCGGCGACAACGACCTTCGCGTGACTGGCGGTGAGCCGGAACTCGATGGCGGGCGCGGCGAAGGCGGTGAACAGCGGTACGTGCACCGCGCCGCGCCGCCAGATACCCAGCAGCGCGACCACCAGGTCGGCCGACTTCGCCATCAGCGTCGCCACCCGGTCGCCGGGCTCGATCCCGAGTTCGGCCAGCGCGGCGGCGAAACGGGCCGAGCGCTCCCGCAACGCGCCGTAGGTCAGCTCGGTGGCGCGCAGATCGGACTCGATCACCGTGAACGCGATCCGCTCCGCCGGATGCCGATCGCAGAGCAGGTCGGCGGCGCAGGCCTCGGGTCCGTCGTAGTGGTCGAGCAGGTCGCGCACCCGCACGTCCAGGTCGGTACTCATCGCAGCTTCTCCTCAACACCCGGCTCGGTCCGCCGGGTCTGCCCTAGAATGTGGTACAGCTCACCTCCGTTACTACCCCCGAAAAGGGGTGCTCGATGACCTCCCTGTTGCGCCCGCGCGACGGCGACGCACTACGCGCCGAGATCCGCTGGGTCGCGCGTCGGGCGAGCGTGCCCGTGGTGTTCGGCGGGTCGGTCGCCGACGACACCTTGCTGCTCACCGAATTCGTCGGCACCCTGACCAACGGGCTGCGCGGACTGTCGGTCCTGCGCACCTCCGGTCTGGGCGGCCAGGCGATGGAGTACGGCAGGCCCACGTCGGTGGCCGACTACCAGGGTGCGTCGACCATCACCCACCACTACGACGCGCAGGTTGTCGGCGAGGGCCTGCGTTCGGTGATCGCCGTGCCGGTCGTGGTCGCCGAACAGCCGCGCGCCGTGCTCTACGCGGCGACCAGGGGTGTGGGCCCGCTCGGTGACCGCACCGCCGAGGTCGTCCTGCAGGCCGGTCGGCGCCTGGCTGCCGAGATCGCGGTCCGAGACGAGGTGGACCGCCGGATCAGGCTGCTCGAACTCGCGACGCCGACCTCGGCCACCACTCCCGCGGTGGCCGAGGAACTGCGGGAGATCCACGCCGAACTACGTGTCCTGGCGACCGCGACAGGCGACCGGGGGCTGCGCGACCGCCTGTCCGGCGTCTGCGACCGGCTGACCGGCGTGCTGTCGGGCGAGCCCGGCGGCGCAGCGCCCCGGTTGTCTCGCCGCGAGCTCGACGTACTCGCCCAGATCGCCCTCGGGTGCACCAATCAGGAAGCGGCGCGGCGGCTCTCGCTCGGTGCGGAGACGGTGAAGAGCTATCTCCGGCAGGCGATGACCAAGCTCGATGCCGGCACTCGCCACGAGGCGGTGGCGCTGGCCCGGCGGCACGGCTTGCTACCTTGAACCCCTTGGCGCTCTGGTCATTCCACGCTCTACGAATTGTGCGATTCATCACTCCATCGATTGGCCGCAGCGGCAATGTGGGCGCCATCGACCGAGCACATGAGCGAGAACAACACGCGCGATCGCACCCGGACCGAGCATCGGCGGTCGCCACGCGTGCGGCGTGATGGGATCGAATCACCAAGGCGCACAGGGTCTGTACTGGGAACATCGGCACACGGCCCGCCATTCCCCCGGGGTCGGACACCGATTCCACCATCGGGAACCGCGCCGAGCCCATTCCGGATGGAACCAGCAACCCTCACAATGGACGATCACACAACGAACGACCCCAATGAATACCCAAATGTCTTTAGGGCAAAACAATCTCGACCCCCGTTCGGCCCGGTACCGTCGATCCGATGACGGAGCCTTTTCAGTTGGCAGGCCTTTCGCTGGACTGTGACGACCCCGAGTCCCTCGCCCGCTTCTACCTCGGACTGCTCGGCGGGCGGGTGCTGTGGAACGACGCGCACAGCGTCGGGATCCGCATCCCGTCGGGCCTGACGGTCGCCGCGCAGCGGGTCGAGGACTACTACCCGCCGCAGTGGCCGGGCACCGCCGCGGTCCACCTGGATCTGGCCGCCGATGCCGATCTGGATCTGTGCGAACAGCACGCGCTGGCGATCGGCGCGAAACCCGCTCCGGTGCAACCCGATCCACGCTGGCGAGTGCTGCTCGATCCGGCCGGGCACCCGTTCTGCATCACCACCAGGGTGACGCCGCTCTGAGTCACTGCTCCGGCAGCAGATCGGGTCTGCGTGCGCGGGTCCGTTCCAGGGACTGCTCATGGCGCCAGGCGGCGACCTTGGCGTGGTCGCCCGAGAGCAGGATCGGCGGCACGTCCAGGCCGCGCCAGGACACCGGACGGGTGTAACTGGGACCTTCCAGCAGGCCCAGACCCTCCCGCCCCTGCGCCCCCACGGAGAACGAATCCTCTTGATGTGATTGCTGATTGCCGAGCACACCGGGAATCAGCCGCACCACGGCCTCGGTCATCACCAGGACCGCGGCCTCGCCGCCGATGAGCACATAATCGCCGATGCTCACCTCTTCGACGCGGACCCGGCGGGCGGCGTCGTCGACGACGCGCTGGTCGATGCCCTCGTAGCGACCGCAGGCGAAGACCAGGTGCTGCTCGGTGGCCCAGCGCTGCGCGGTGGCCTGGGTGAACGGCACGCCCGCGGGCGTGGGGACGACGAGCAGGGCGTCGTCGGGGCACACCTCGTCGAGGGCATCGCCCCAGACGGTGGGTTTCATGACCATGCCCGGACCGCCGCCGTAGGGCGAGTCGTCGACCGACTTGTGCACGTCGTGGGTCCACTGACGCAGATCGTGCACGCCGATCGAGATCAGGCCCTTGTCGACGGCCTTGCCGAGCAGCGCGGTGCGCAGCGGCTCCAGGTACTCCGGGAAGATCGTGACGACATCGAGTTGCACGAATTACTCCGGATCGAGCAGGCCCTCAGGCGGGGTGATGACCACCAGTCCATCGGCCAGCGACACGGTCGGCACGATGGCGGTGACGAAGGGAACGAGAATTTCACGGCCGTCGTCGGCGGCGCGCACCGACAGCAGCTCGCCGGCGGCCGAGTGCAGCACCTCGCTGACCTCACCGACGACGGTGCCGTCGGTGAGCTCGACCCGCAGGCCCTCGAGCTCGTGGTCGTAGAAGGCGTCGTCATCCTCGGACGGCGGCAGCGATTCGCTGTCGACGACGAACAACAGTCCGCGCAGGGCGTCGGCGGCGGTACGGTCGTCGACACCGTCGACGAACACCAGAAGTCGGCCCGAGTGCTCTCGGGCCGACTTCACGGTGTAATCGCGGGTCGACGCCGACTTCGGCATCCGACCGCGCAGGGTGACGCCCGGGGCGAACCGGAGTTCCGGTTCGTCGGTGCGCACCTCGACGACGAGTTCGCCGCGCACGCCGTGCGACTTGGCGACTCGACCTACGACGAGTTCCATCTAGGCGTCGGTGTCGACCACGTCGACCCGGATGCCCCGGCCGCCGATACCGGCGACGAGGGTGCGCAGGGCGGTCGCGGTACGACCACCGCGCCCGATCACCTTGCCCAGGTCTTCAGGATGGACGTGCACCTCGACCGTGCGTCCGCGGCGGCCGGTGATCAGCTCGACACGGACGTCATCGGGGTTGGCGACGATGCCGCGAACGAGATGTTCGACGGCATCGGCAACAACTGCGGTCATTACTCGGCAGCCTCGGCGGCGGGCGCCTCGGCGGCGGCCTCGTCCTTCTTGGCGGCCTTCTTCTTCGGGGTGACGGCCTCGGCGACGGGCTCGTTGTCGGCGGCGGCCAGCGCGGCGTTGAACAGGTCCAGCTTGGACGCCTTCGGGGCCTTGACCTTCAGGGTGCCCTCGGTGCCCGGCAGGCCCTTGAACTTCTGCCAGTCGCCGGTGATCTCCAGCAGACGCTGCACCGACTCGGTCGGCTGCGCGCCGACACCCAGCCAGTACTGCACGCGCTCGGAATCGATCTCGATCAGCGAGGGCTCTTCCTTCGGGTGGTACTTGCCGATGGCCTCGATGGCCCGGCCGTCACGACGGGTGCGCGCGTCGGCGATCACGACGCGGTACTGCGGGGTGCGGATCTTGCCCAGGCGGGTGAGCTTGATGCGAACAGCCATGCTGATCTGCCTCTTTCGATAGTTGGTCACCACGCGATTCAGCAACCCGCACGGTCTGCGAGCCCGGTTTCGCGCATGGAGTGTGTGACCGCCGCGCGGTACGTGACCGGAGACGGGCTGACACTGTCCAGGAAGGACGGTTGATCATTGTGCCAGACGGGTCGACCTCAGCCGAAATCGGTCCCGCGCTACCTCACCGCAACTGCGAGGTGTCGATGGCGACCGGCACCGGGCCGGCTGCCTTCACCGTTTCCCCGCTGTCGGCGTAGACCTCCTGCCGGTAGCCGGTCTCGCCAAGCGCGTAACCCCAGAATCGAGCCGGTTTCCCTATCGGCAACTCGACAATCCAGAGATTCGGAATCCTGGCCGAAGCGTAGGCCGCGATCTTGGTGTCCCGCTCTTCACGAGAGTTTCCGGGTGACCAGACCTCGACAGCAAGCGGTACGTCCTCGGCCACGAAACTCACATGACCGATCCCTCCGGCCACCACCGAGATGTCAGGAATCACACCGGTGCGCAGCGGGGTACTGAGGTGGCGGGCGAATCGTCAGCGGTGGCCCGTGACCGGATTCGGGGTTTCGACGACCATTCCGCGCAGGACGACCCACTGCGGGTCCATCAGGGCTGCGAGGTTGATGCGGGGGTCTTCGGCGTAGATGACGAAGTCGGCGGGGGCGCCCTCGACGACGGATTCGCGGCCCAGCCAGGTGCGGGCGTTCCAGGAGGCGGCGCCGAGGGCGGCGTGGGGGGTGAGGCCCGCGCCGGTGAGGGCGGTGATCTCGTCGGCGATGCGGCCGTGGCGGATGGAGCCGCCCGCGTCGGTACCCGCGTAGATGGCGACTCCTGCCTCGTTCGCCTTGCCGACGGTGTCGCGGACGCGGTGGTGCAGGTCGCGCATGTGAGCGGCGTAGACGGGGAACTTGGTGGCGCTGTCGGCGATGCCGGGGAAGGTGTCGATGTTGATCAGGGTGGGGACCAGTGCGGTGCCGTTGGCGGCCATCAGGGCGATGGTGTCGTCGGTGAGGCCGGTGCCGTGTTCGATGCAGTCGATGCCCGCGTCGATCAGACCGGGGAGGGCATCTTCGCCGAAGACGTGGGCGGTGACGCGGGCGCCGTTGGCATGGGCGGCGTCGATGGCCTGTTTCAGGATGTCGTCGCTCCACAGCGGGCGCAGGTCGCCGACGGAGCGGTCGATCCAGTCGCCGACGATCTTCACCCAGCCGTCGCCGAAGCGGGCCTGTTCGGCGACGATCTCGGGCAGGTCGCGTTCGTCGTCGAGTTCGATGCCGAGTTCGCGAATGTAGCGCTTGGGGCGGGCGATGTGGCGGCCCGCGCGGATGATGCGCGGGAGGTCGGCGCGGGAATCGAGGAAGCGGGTGTCGATGGGCGAGCCCGCGTCGCGCAGCAGCAGCGCGCCCGCGTCGCGTTCGGTCTCGGCCTGCTCGATCGCGCCCTCGCGGGTCTCGTCGCCACCGCCGTACCGGATGCCGACATGACAGTGGGCGTCGACCAGGCCGGGCACGATCCACCCGGTGCGGCACAGGGTTTCGGCCCCCGCCACCGGCTCGAAGGTGACGACACCGTCGACGACCCAGAGATCGCGCTCCCGGTCATCGGGGAGAACCACACCACGCAGATGCACACGAACCTCCAGACCTCGGTCAGCGCCCAACCTACCGCCGACCACCTGGGCACGCACCCGCGCCAACCCCTACTCGACAGTTCGTCATGAGCGTGATGGCGGCCCACTTCCGAGGAATCGCCACCTGCCCGGCGCCCTCAGGCGCCGGATGGAGTTGCTCCGTCGAGGAAGACCGTGACGCCGGTGACGCGCGGCTGCCTCGCCGCGAACTCGACGAAGGCGACGCCATGCGAGGCGCCGATCCGCACGCTCGCGCTGACCGTGCGACCGGCGGCGATCAGCTTGCCCCACTCCATGTTCCGGGCCTGGTCGACGAACTCGGCCACCGCGATCGGCGCTCCGGTGGGCGATTCCACCACCGCATCGGCCGCGAGCAACGCCTGGACACCGCTCGCATCACCCGCGGCGGCCGCCTCGAACAGCCGACGGGTCACGCGCTTGCCGCCCCCACCCACACCGCGCAGTGCCCGCATCATCCCCATCGCGCCGCCCACGCCCAGCTCGCCGACGAGCTGCGGCCCGAGCTTCGTTCCCGCCAGCACACCGGAAGGCCCCACCCGCAGCAGACGCGCGATCATCGCCGCCAGTTCCCAGTGCGCGGCGAGCCGGATGATTCGCCAGCCGTCCTCGGTCTCGGCCAGGTCGTAGCGCAGGTGCATCGGCACCGTGACGGTGGCGCCGGTGGACATCGTGATCGCGATACGCAGGTCCCGAACCACCGAGTGGCCACCGACGAGATCGCGGTCGACATCGAAGGTGATGGCGTTCGGCCCGATGAAGACGTTGTAGAACCGCCCGATGGCCTCGGTGCCGATGTGCGCGTGCGAGCCGTAGGGATCGTGCACCGCCGCGTTCTCGGCGAACAGCGCGACCCAGGCCGTCTTGTCGTGCGCCGCCACGGCGCGCGGTGAGGCGTGCACGGCCGCCAACAGGTCTCGAGCGGTCTGGTCCAGCGGCATGTACGTCCTCCATAGTCGTGTGCTCCCCGCGACATCCATGATAGAACGTGTTCTAGTTTTGGCGCCGGGGATCACGATCTCCGCGCACCCTTGTTCGACGGAGGATCTCGATGGACTGGTACACCGGGAACACCGCTTACGACACCGTGCTCACGATCGCCTTCGCCTTCGCGGCGTTCGTGATCGTCGGCGGGTTGTTCGCGCAGAGTCCCTACGGCCGCTTCACCTCGACCGCGGTCGGCTTCAATCTCAATCCGAAGCTGGGCTGGTGGCTGATGGAGTTGCCCGCCACCGTGGTGTTCGCGCTGTTCTTCTTCACCGGCCCGGACCGATTCGAGCCGGTGCCACTGGTCCTGGCGGCGATCTGGCTGCTGCACTACGGCAACCGCGGCTGGTTCTTCCCGCTCTCCCTCCGGCAGGTGCCGGGCAAGAAGAGCAGTTTCAACATCTCGGTCGTGGCGGCCGGGGTGTTCGTGACCGCGCTGCACGGCTATCTCAACGGCGCGTTCTTCAGTCACGACTACAAGAATCAGTACAGCACCGCCTGGCTCACCGACCCGCGCTTCCTGATCGGCCTGGTCGTGTACCTGAGCGGTTTCGCACTGCTGGTGCGCTCGGAGGCGATCGTGCGCAACCTGCGCGACAAGAACAACCCCGGCGCCGCCGAGTACCGCGTTCCCCACGGTGGTGGCTTCCGCTACGTCAGCAGTCCCGCCTACCTCGGCGAACTGATCGCCTGGGCCGGCTTCGCCCTGCTCACCTGGTCACTGGCCGGCGTCGCGATCTTCCTGATCACCGCGGGCAACCTGATCCCCCGCGCCTTCGCCACCCACCGCTGGTACAAGGAAAAGTTCGCCGACTACCCGACAAACCGAAAAGCCCTGATCCCCGGCGTGATCTGAGGCCAAGACCGCCCGCTCGGGCTGTCGCGAACAACGGCCACCTCGACGACCGCACCCAGCAGCGCCGCGGGTGGCGCGACCCCGAAGAGCCCACTCGGCCCGCAGCCTCCCGCACACCCGGCACCACCTGAATCCGCCATGACCGCACACCCAACCCCGCACATCCCGACCCCGAGGAGGGATCGCCGACGAAGTCGGCGGTTCGCGCCCGTCCCGCCGATCAGGCGCCGGTGCGTACGCGACGAAGGAGCAAGCACCGGTGCCTGATCGGCGGGACCGCCGGGGGCGCGAACTCGAGCGCGCCAGCGCTCCAACAAACACCGCCCGTACACCACCCTGGGCGGGCGAACACCGAGTTCGCTATTGCTTCGGGAACTTCAGCTGTGACAGATCGATCCCGTCGAGCCCCGGCGGGAGCTTGTCGAGCCCGGGCGGCATGTTCGACAGGTCCATCCCGGCAGGCAATCCCGGCATCCCCGCGGGCATCCCCGGGAACCCACCGCGCACCTTCGGCGGCGTGGGCCCGCGGCCACCCTTCTTGCCCTTCTTGCCCTTCTTCGTGTTCCGACGCGAGGACGACCCCGGCAGCCCCATCTGCCGTCCCATCTGCGCCATCATCTTCTTGGCGTCGAAGAACCGGTCGACGAGCTGGTTGACCTCCGAGACCTGCACGCCGGAGCCGTTGGCGATGCGCAGGCGGCGGGAGGCGTTGATGATCTTCGGGTTGTCGCGTTCGGCGGGGGTCATGCCGCGGATGATGGCCTGCACCCGGTCGAGCTGCTTGTCGTCGACCGCGGCCAGCGCGTCCTTCATCTGACCGGCGCCCGGCAGCATGCCGAGCAGGTTGCCGATCGGGCCCATCTTGCGGATGGCCAGCATCTGGTCGAGGAAGTCCTCGAGGGTGAGCTCGCCGCTGCCGATCTTGCGGGCGGTCTCCTCGGCCTGCTGGGCGTCGTAGACCTGCTCGGCCTGCTCGATGAGGGTGAGCACATCGCCCATGCCGAGGATGCGCGAGGCCATCCGGTCGGGATGGAAGACGTCGAAGTCCTCGAGCTTCTCGCCGGTGGAGGCGAACATGATCGGCGAACCGGTGACATTGCGCACCGACAGCGCGGCACCACCGCGGGCGTCACCGTCGAGCTTGGTGAGCACGACACCGGTGAAGCCGACGCCGTCGCGGAAGGCCTCGGCGGTGCTGACCGCGTCCTGGCCGATCATCGCGTCGAGGACGAACAGCGTCTCGTCGGGCTGCACGGCATCGCGAATGCCCGCGGCCTGGCGCATGAGCTCGGCGTCGATGCCGAGGCGGCCGGCGGTGTCGACGATGACCACGTCGTACTGCTTGGCCTTGGCTTCTTCGATACCGGCGGAGGCCACCGCGACCGGATCGGCCGCGGTGATGCCCAGCGGGTTCTCGCCGCCGCCGACAGAGGTGCCGGGGTGCGGGGCGAACACGGGCACGCCCGCGCGCTCACCGACGACCTGCAGCTGGGTGACGGCGCCGGGACGCTGGAGGTCACAGGCGACCAGCAGCGGCTGATGCCCCTGGTCGCGCAGCCATTTGGCCAGCTTGCCCGCGAGGGTGGTCTTACCCGCACCCTGCAGACCGGCCAGCATGATGACCGTCGGCGGGTTCTTGGCGAGGTTGAGCCTGCGGGTCTCGCCGCCGAGGATGCCGACGAGTTCCTCGTTGACGATCTTGACGACCTGCTGGGCGGGGTTGAGCGCCGCGGAGACCTCGGCGCCCTTGGCGCGCTCCTTGACGTTGGCGATGAAACCGCGCACCACCGGCAGCGCGACGTCGGCTTCGAGGAGAGCGAGGCGGATCTCGCGCGCGGTGGCGTCGATGTCGGCCGGTGACAGACGCCCCTTACCGCGCAGATCCTGCAGGGCACCGGTAAGCCGGTCGGACAGGGATTCGAACACCGATCGCGCTCCTGATCTGAAAGGGACGTCTATTGCCCTCCCAGGGTAATGGGTGTTATTCCCGGTGGCGCACGTGCGGGGGCGCGGGGCGCCGCAACTCGTGATTCTCGATGTCGACCAGGTACACCGCCTCGCGGCCGGTGAGACCGAGTTCGCGCGAGAGCGACTCGATCCGATCCCACTCGGCATCGGCGCCGTCGCCGTCGCGCGCGGTGGTCGAGGCGATGGTCATCGCGGCCAGTGCCTGGGCACCACTGAGGGTGCGTCCCGGCAGCCAGGAAACCACCCACAGGTCGCCACCGACGCAGCGCGCGATGTGCGCGGTCGCGTCGCTGGTCATCATCGATGCGGATACGACTTCGATAGCCACGGATCTGCTCCCCTCGTACGAGTGACAGCCAGACCTCAGGAATGCTATAGGTCACACCGCGACTGATCGGGCATGTGGAGGCTTTGCGGGCAACCTGATAGCAATCGGTGAGTAAACCGTGTCCTTGCCGTCTCAGTCGGCGGAGTCGGATTCGCCCGGCGGTGGCGCGGGCGCGGGCTTCGGAACCAGGTCGAGGACAGCCTTTTCGATGCGATCGCGCAGCGGTGCGCTGTCGGCGTCGCCCAGATCGAGACAGAACGCGTCGACCACCGACGAACCCATCGTCACCACCTTGGCCCAGCGCACATTCGCCTCCGCCGCCGCGAAAGCACCGGCCAGCCTGCTGAGCAGGCCGACCCGGTCCTCGGCGCGAAGCTCCAGGATCACCTGTCCCGGTGTGCTGGTCGGTGACCAGATCAACCGCGGCTGGGCTCGTGCGTACTGACCGGGTCCGGTGCCGATCGCCTCGGCCTCGCGTTTGGCCAGCACCGCGGGCAG
Proteins encoded in this window:
- the ffh gene encoding signal recognition particle protein, giving the protein MFESLSDRLTGALQDLRGKGRLSPADIDATAREIRLALLEADVALPVVRGFIANVKERAKGAEVSAALNPAQQVVKIVNEELVGILGGETRRLNLAKNPPTVIMLAGLQGAGKTTLAGKLAKWLRDQGHQPLLVACDLQRPGAVTQLQVVGERAGVPVFAPHPGTSVGGGENPLGITAADPVAVASAGIEEAKAKQYDVVIVDTAGRLGIDAELMRQAAGIRDAVQPDETLFVLDAMIGQDAVSTAEAFRDGVGFTGVVLTKLDGDARGGAALSVRNVTGSPIMFASTGEKLEDFDVFHPDRMASRILGMGDVLTLIEQAEQVYDAQQAEETARKIGSGELTLEDFLDQMLAIRKMGPIGNLLGMLPGAGQMKDALAAVDDKQLDRVQAIIRGMTPAERDNPKIINASRRLRIANGSGVQVSEVNQLVDRFFDAKKMMAQMGRQMGLPGSSSRRNTKKGKKGKKGGRGPTPPKVRGGFPGMPAGMPGLPAGMDLSNMPPGLDKLPPGLDGIDLSQLKFPKQ